In the Dermochelys coriacea isolate rDerCor1 chromosome 23, rDerCor1.pri.v4, whole genome shotgun sequence genome, GAATCAAATAAAAACAACCAAATGCTCTAAAAACCAGAAGGCAGTTGTGCTCAATTGAAAAAAATCTGCAATATAGACAGATATTGATATTGATgataaagatatattttaaaaaatgcagttcaAATTACCCAGTCAAAGGAGAGAAAATTcaatgcacacacaaaacagacactcaaattcaaataaaataccACTAAACTCCTCCACCCCACAGCcagggccagaacccaggagtcctggctcccagacccccaaccaccagaccccactcccctcccaaaaccagggatcgaacccaggagtcctggcacccagccccgcTCTAACCAATAGACTCCATTCCCCTTccaaagccagggagagaacccaggagtcctggcccccagacTCCCCCTGCTcttacccactagaccccactcccctcccagagccggggagagaacccaggagtcctggctcccctgcccctcccctgctctaaagATAATTTAAACCCTTCAGTCCAATGACAAGACTTTACAGACTGGAATGAAAACGGAGCTGAAATCAGGGCTGGTTCCTTGCTTGGGGCTCTGGGCGGGTTCAGGGATTCCCAGAGTCATGAGACTTAAACACAGGGTGTTGGAAGGGAAAAAATTTCTATGGAGCCAACTTCAGCACCATGAAATATAGATGAGGCAGGATGCAGCTATGGCTCGAAAAGGCATGAATTATTCAGTGGGCCCTGGAAGGGCTGGTCAAAAGGAAGCTGGGCCTCTCCCCGCCTCCGCGAAAGTCCTTTGAAGGAGGGGAAAGGTTGCACAAGTCCCGgttcccagcacctcccagctctaaccactagaccccactccccgcacagagccagggcagaacccaggagtcctggctcctagcacgcccccctgctctaaccactagactccactcccctcccagcactcgggagagaacccaggagtccgggcttcCAGCCCCTTTCCCAGGAGGAGCCACCCCAGACATGGCTGGCAGTTGTGGGTAGTTTTCATGGCCTGGGGTGTTAACAGTTTAGTTAACCCACGAGGCAGGTTTTCAAGTTCCCTACGGAGACGGTTCGCTCGAATCTACCTGGGTCACCTACCCGACTCCCATCCTTGGGACAGGCTATTATCCCATGGTAcagaggggggctggggagaggctaagtgactgaACCAGGGTCACCtggggagtctgtggcagggtACATGCTGGAACCAGGTTTGCCATCTCCTAGGCTGTGTCCTAATCCCTGGGCCGCCCTGCTCTGGGTCAAGGGAAATAGCAGATCTAAGGGAGCAATACTGTCTCCCCCATGCACACGCGGGGGTCACGTGGAACAAACCAGGAACTCCTTGAAAACCTCCATTCCCCTGCTGCCAGCTCCCTGGGTGCCCTGCTTCCCTCCCAGGGATTCCCTAAAACCCCCAGATtgtcccccatgccaggggctatATGTGCCCTCCCATTCCTGCCACCTCCCATACCCGGGTAGCTGTGGGTGCCACCCCTCACCCCTATGCCTCTAGGGATTGTGTTTTTAAGCTTTTTGCCCCAACTGGGAGGTCTAAAAGGAttactatttttcattttaaatggaagctgacattttcacaaaatcccaggactctgggagctggggatTCGGAGAGAAACAGAGACTGTTGCCAGACACTGAGGTGCTGTCAAAACCCCTGGAGTGCCTCTCACTGCATCTTTGTGTTCCTAAATCTCTTGGGAAATTTGGGCccaatttctctttctctctctctctcacacacacacacacacacacacacacacacacacacacacagagcaggactCATCTGCTCAAGCAAGGGGAGGCCAGGACACAGGCACACACAGGATCCGGCCTTGGCACATGACAAGAAGCAATTTCACGTTGGGAGCCGGGCGGGAGGATTAGCCCCGGCCCAGCTGTCTAGTTCACAGCAGTGAAGGGAAAAATATCGAACGGCCTTTCGACTTTGCACTGGCCTCCCGTGACCCTGAAAGGTGtcggcagctgccaaacaacccAACACCTTCCTGCAcaaatcttgtgtgtgtgtgtgtgtaatagatCAATAGATAGAAGGGCTGGGTGGGGATGcatggatagatagagggggtggctggggatAGATAGAAGGAGTGGAGGGGGATAGATGGATGGGGGCGgctggggatggatagatagatagatagatacagggggtgggtggggacggatagagggagtggagggggatagataggtaggtagatagatagagagGGGGTGGCTGACGATGGATAGAGGGGGCGGctggggatggatggaaggaGTGAAGGGGCATAGATGGGGGGTGgctggggatggatagatagagggggcggctggggatggatggaaggaGTGAAGGGGGATAGATGGGGGACGGCTGGCGacggatagatagatagagggggtggctgggtatggatggatagatagagggggtggctggggatggagagagggggtggagagagatggatgcagggtggctggggatggatggatagatagagggggtggctggggatggatagagggggggatgggggatggctggatagatagagggggtggctggggatggacagatagatggggggtgactggggatggatggatggatagatagagggggtggctggggatggatagagggggggatgggggatggctggatagatagagggggtggctggggatggacagatagatggggggtgactggggatggatggatggatagatagagggggtggctggggatggacagatagatggggggtgactggggatggatggatggatagatagagggggtggctggggatggatagagggggtggagagagatggatggggggtggctggggatggatggatagatagagggagTGGCTGGGGATGGTTTGATAGATGGGGGTGGCTAGGGATGGATAGAGGGTGTggagagggatggatgggggtggctggagatggatggatagatagagggggtggctggggatggatagatagagggggtggatggggatggatgggggatgGCTGGGGATGGACAGATAGATGGGGggtgactgggaatggatggatggatagatagaggggtggcTGGGGAGAGCTGCCGAGGCCAGGAGGCTGGCGGGCCCTGCGGCAGGGCATTGgaggaagggacaggagctgtggggagccgacTGGCTCCTatccccgcccctgctcctgaGCACCTGGGCGAGGCCAGGCAAGGCCCCTCAAACCAGGGTTTCCGGGTGCCCGCTGTGCTGGAAGCACTCTGCACACACCGGCCCTAGGAGGAGCCAAGCGagtcctgcccggcccctcagCTTCCCGGCGGTGATCATGGGGCTCAGTCCCTGATCTGGCgcagggggaaaggaatccaccCATGGGAAGCCCGGAAGGGATCAAACACGGCGCAGTGAGCAGGGGGCGGGTTGAACCATGTGCCAGGAACAAGGTGCGAGGCTGCCCGGGGAGGGGTGCGGGAGCTGAAGAGAAAAGCGAATGTTGAGCGACGAGGCTGAAACTCAACAGGGAAGAGCCGCCCTGTAACGAGCCTCGGCCGTGCCGTGAGGCGCCGGCCCGGCATTAAAAGCTGCAGGTGCGGCCGGAGTTAAGGACGGTCTGGAAAGACCGGCGCCCAAGGGGACCCGGATTAAGGACGCTGAAGAACCTTCCATGGGGTGTTTCTGGAGCACTTGACTTGCCGCTCTTAGTCCTGATCTTTTAACGTCGGTTTCATCCACGCGCACCCAGAGCTTAGGCGAGGGAAGAGATACGCACCCAGATCTGCGGCCCCCGGCCTGTAGTAGCTACACAAAGATTTGGCTTGATCGATCACAGCCGGCGTTTATAGGTTATATATAGAATAAAGTGTGTGGGTGGATCGCTAGTGCATAGGCACACCGCTTAGACACACATATAGACACATGCAGATCTGTGATAGTGTCCATATATAAATGAGTGTGGAATTGATAGATATACATCTAtgcaaatagattttattttgtcCGTACTCATGATTTTATACCAACGGTGTAAGGTCTAGACTGGTAGTTTTCAACACTTtgtttctggcgacccagttgaagaaaattgtcaATGCCCGTGACCCcgcagagctgggggtgaggggtttgtgAGGGGATGAGGGATctgggctaggggtgcaggctctggggtggggctgaggatgaagggtttggagtgcaggagaggactgtgttggggggctcagggctggggtaggggattggggtgcaggagggcgtcagggctctgggctgggactacaggctctggggtggggtcagagatgaggggtttggggtgcagaaagggggctctgggtttaggtgtggggggctcagggttacCTCAGACgtctcccagtcagcagtgcagcaggggtgctgaggcaggcttcccacctatcctgaagcagccagcagcaggtctggctcctaggtggaggcacacaAGCTGCTCTCACCCGCagacactgccccctccccagctcccattggccaggaaccagccaatgggagtgtggagccggtgctcgggcagcgcacggagccccgtggcccccccgcctaggagccggacctgctgctgggcaCTTCTGGGGCGCAGGACAGGTTGGGACCAGCCTGCCTCAGCCAGGCAGCAccaccgatgggacttttaaGGGCCTGGTCACCAGGGCTAACCAGAGCCACCGCGacccactggtctagataatacttagtcctgccatgagtgccggGGAGTGGACTGGACGACCCCTCAAGGTCCCTGCCCGTCCTCTATATACAATATATAGACACACACCTGGGAATGTGTCCATAGATACGCaggtgcatatatatatatatatatatatatatatatatatatatatgcgcgtGTTTATTGCATCGTTTTTATTACGCGTGTTCATATACCACCCAATCGGTGTGTGTGTGCGGGCTCGCTCatatatattacatacacacCCATGCCCGTAGGGTTTATTACATGCAGATATCTGTGTATGTGTGGAAAAGTAGGTGTAGCTAGATATGTATTATATATTATCACCTCTGGGGGTGTATATTTTATTGTATGTAACACACAGAAAATCTCACAGATGGGATGATTACACAATAGACACCCCTTTGATTAGCTATATAAGGgcatatattaatatatattatatgcaCAGAAATTGTTATGACACACACAGAGGGCTTTGATCTAATCACCTCCTGCTTTGCACAGCTCCTGGCCAGAGCCTTTCGCACAGGGTTTCTCGCTTGCTGTATAAATAAATCGCGCGGGATCCATTTAGAAACCTGGTGCATATTTCATGAGGTTTGGCTCTGGTGGGACCCACTCTTCGGCGGAATCCGGGCCAGTTACGTAAGGGCACCGGGATCCGTCTCCGTGCCAGGGCCGGGGTTTGTTCTGCTCACTCGGCGGTTTGCGAACACCACAATGTCCCGGCTCCGCATCGAtccgcccttcccccccccggggaCCGCAGCGCTGGGCGGCTACGGACCAGACCTGCGGGCTGGGGCCCGAGGCGGGAATTCATGGCTTACGTTAAAACTCGTTCAACCCCCCAGCACACCCCCCACACCGCACGCCCCCACTTCCAAGAGATACCCACGTGCAGATGCTTGCCAGATGTGCAGGGCACCATGCACACAGCACAGGGCCcgtcccctccagcagggggcagcagggacccaCACCAACCCAGCAACTGCATGACCTGAAATATCCCACCCCCCAACTTGCAGGGCAACCCCAACATTGTGTGATCCCTTCCACACTCATCACAACCTCCCCCTAGGTCTCCCAGCCCAATGGGCCtgtcccccccattcccctcccccaccagaccCACAGAAGGGTTCAAActtcatcggggggggggggagaaattgcACCAAGCTGCAGAAATGCAGAACCCGGCCCGCGTGTAAAGGCCAAAGCGGGGGGATtagagagggttggggggggggggggggggggatgaatgGATGAAGGTTATAAATAGAAAGCAAATATCTCTCCATCACATCCTCCCCAGGAAGGGCAGATGGGAAGCGTCTCCCTCCCTAAGGCAGATCTGGGGTGTGCCCCCAAGCGAAttgccagcccctgcaccccaccacAAAGAGTTgtgtataagtgtgtgtgtgtgggggggggggaaagagaggggtCTGGCATCTGCCCCTGGGCATCAAGGCAGGgtttgggaagggaggggagtgtgtgtggggggtgaatCGTGGGGGTGCAGCAGGCGAGTCTAGAGTTAAATGTGGGGGGCTGAGAAATGGGGTAAAGCtagagggcagtgggggggcctgAAGCCAGGGTTTGAGGGGAAGtgatggtgtgtgggggggggtgctgagGAAGAAGAAGTggatctgggggggcagggggctgagggaagaGGGTAGATCTGGGGGTCAGGGGACTCAGAGGGGTGAacgtgggggggcaggggactcagggatgggggaaagggtggaTCTGGGGGGCAGCCAGCAAAGACCAGCCCAGGTCATGCAGTAACGCGCCACCCGCTTGGCCACcagccggccccagcccaccaGGGCCCCGATCCCGGCAAAAGCAGAgaccagggccctgatcctggccCCACAGGGGCCCAGATCCTGACAAACCCTCCCACGACCCTTCCCCACGCCTCACCTGTGCACCTGGCCCAGCGTCTTCCCGGCCAACTTCTGGAATTCCTCCTTGTTGAACTGCATGGCAGCGAGCGGGACCGGCCCGGGCTGGGTCACAGCACCATGCTCCGGCCCGCGGCACCGGGGGGCGGTCGGTGGgggtgtctctctccttcctccctcctgtttccttccttcttttctcttctctctctttccgtctcgttccttctctccctcttcccttccttctctccGCTTCTCTCCCGCCCGTCTCTGGCTCCCAACCGCGGCAGGAGCTCTCAGCCGCCGGCTGCCCAGGACCGAtctgtcccagccccagctgctcccctctccccgccccacgcTGAGCCTCCCGCGTCACTGGCTCTCAATCCAGGCGATCCTGCGTGGGACGCTGCCgccggctctgcccccccccaggctaCAGCGGCCCAGCCCTGAGGCcacggggaggggctgggagcagcaccAGGGACAGCTCCGAGCAGAACTGGCCATCCCCCGCGGAGGGGTTCCTCGGGAGAGGAGCCCATGGGGGAcaaggaggctgggagccaggacttctgggttctttcCCAGACTCTAAACCTGCACAGCCCatccccttcccagagctggggagagaacccaggagtcctggcccccagaccctccctgctctaaccagtagaccccactcccctcccagagctggggagagaacccaggagtcctggcccccagaccctccctgctccaaccactagaccccactcccctcccagagctggggagagaagccaggagtcctggcccccagaccctccctgctccaaccactagaccccactcccctcccagagccagggagagaacccaggagtcctgactcccagagccctctgctctaaccactggaccccgctcccctcccaagGCAGTGGACCTGGCCAGCTCCAAGCTTGTCCTCCCCTGGGCCCCGGAGCAGCCAGCTGTCGGCAGCCCCAGCCAGCCGGGAGGCAGCTGCCCAGACcgaggggggggtggggggggcggggggaacatgCCCCAGTGGGAGACAGATGGTGCAAGTGTCTCAGGGCACAGGCCCCCTCTTGGCAGGTGAGGTGGGAGCAGCCGGCAGCCTTGAGCAAATCTGTGCCCCCCCACAAActgccagaccccactcccctcctagagctggggagagaacccaggagtcctgcccccccccgcccaccagtGAGAATTGCATCCCAGGAGCAATGGACACTTCCCAGCACCAGATGGGATGGGTGGGCAGGATAATGAGATGCAAAGATATGCACCGAGgagggagtggggacagggtctGGGGGTAAAGAGATAGGAACGGGCTTGAGGCCCCCCCTAGTCTGAGTTTCCAGGGTGGTCTGGGGGGAGGTGCCGGAGAGCCAGGGACAGCCCGAGACAGATGCCCCCCCCAGCACGGCAGTGGCCTCAGGGAAAGGCTGCAGGTTCCCCCTCCCTGTCATCCCCCCCGCCTCCAAGGGGAaagccccattccctgcccccctgagccagccagtccctgccctggggccagatgggagccggcgccccctagaggggacaggccccatgccccacccccaagccagaCAGGCCCCACCTTTCAGTgcccgccccagggaaagggcccCGCATGGGGTGGCAGAGAAaatcctgcagccccaggcacggctggcagatggctggggGGCGGCAGAGGGGGCCGGCtgcgaagggggggggggaaacaggctGTACGAAGGGAAGGTGAGAAAGCAGCGCCGGGAAGGCGGAGGTGGCAGAACAGAGGAGGGAGGGACGGACGGAGACAGAAATAAGAGCTGGAGATGTGGACTCTGTGCCCAACCAGCGCCCCCCGCTGGGCaaggccaggccctgccccccagccggcactcctgccccatctccccgccccatccccgcCGGGCACAGACGGACGACGCCGTGTTTCCATCGCACCGTTTATTGTGCGCCTTCGGGTGAGGATTTGACATGGCACGAGCCAGCCTCCCAAGCcagctgccccccccatccccacaccagGGCAGCAGGCCCGGCCCCCCCACGGACAGCTGATCTCTGGGCACACCAGGAGCAAGAGCTAGAAAGaaaaatccaggagtcctggctcccagccctcccccccccactctaaccactagaccccactcccctcccagagctggggaaagaacccaggagtcctggttttCTCTGTCCACCCATTGCTGCTGGGGATCgcagccccaaccccccacatGCTGGCTCCCCCTTGGTCTGGTGGGGGGCCCCCCACTCCGGATCCTGGATTCTCTCCTGTGGGCGGGGGAGGTCTCCTCAGGGGGGCGCCAGCTGGGGCTGGATGGGCATCTTCACCGTCAGCACCTGTGGGGAGACGAGGGGGGGATGAGTGGGGAGAGGAACGGGGGGGGCCCACTGAGTAGGGGGAGGAGTCAcagcctggcagggagggggcacacCTAAGGGGGTGGGGTCATGACAGAAAGGAGGGGGCCACAGCCCGAGGGGAAGGAGTCACACCCTGGGGGCGGGATCACTGCAGAGGGGGAGGAGTCAcaccctgggggaggggtccctggCTTGTGGGATGGGAGTTTTTGCCCTGGCGGACGAGTGCTCACCCCACCCTGATGCAGAGGAACGGGATGCCCcgagggggcagggatggtggtgggggtccctggggggctgGAGGCCGGGGGAATgccggggtcccgggggggggggctcaccgCAGTGCGCCGGTGGAAGCGGGCGTGGCTGCGCTCCGGGACGATGTCGTGGGGGATGTAGATGTCGAGGATGTAGGGGCCTGGCCCCCCCCGCAGCACAACCCggtcctgccccagctccagggaGAGCTCCCGTGCCGAGCTCTGCGGGAGGGGTCATGAGTGCCCGTGGGGAGAGACCAGCCCCACGGCCAGCCCCCCCACAGGGAGAGACCCGCCCCAtgacccgcccccccaccccacagcacccccccacagggagagacccagcccacAGCTAgcatccctgccccacagcaccccctctgGGGTGAGACCCGCCCCACGGCCAGCGCCCCCgctccacagcaccccctgctgtgaCAGACCCGGGGCTGGAGCAGACAGGAGCTCCCCTTTGCAGAACTCACCACTCTGGGCAGGTGGATCTCAGCCAGCAGGAATTCGGGGGCCCCTCCTGCCGGCTCCGCCAGGATGGTGAATTTGGGGAGCACAGGGGAACTGTGCaaagaaatgggggtggggaaagcagGCGCTCAGAGGGGGACAGGTCTGAGCTCCCTGCCCAACACCACAACAGCCGGCGCCCCACTGGGGAGGGGTCACATGGCCCAGCCAGCGACTCttgccaggggaggagggggaccccagcaggggaagggggctcTGGATTGCAGTGGGACAGGACCCCAGCAGAGAGAGGGGACtctggggtgcagtggggaggagggggacctctggggggaggggatttcaGCACCCAGTAAAAATCCCCATCTGCCCCAAGACCTGGCAATGGACCCAGAACCCCAAGTCTGGGAACATCACGGCTCCATGGGTCTCTGGCTTGTCTCCCTGCCTTCACTGCAAGAGACCCACAGGGAACAGGCCCGGGCCTGAGCCTTCTGGTCAATTTCTCTCGCTGTGTCAATTTCGGTGATGGAAGAGAGGGCCTTTAGCAGCCCCTCCTGCATGCACACgtgctgtccccccccccccaacatacacaGCCCCCTCCAATCAACTAGCCAGGGAACCATTTCAACCAGGCCAGCCAGACCCTTGCAATCACGTCAGTCTGATTACCTCATTGCCTCCCCACACACTGGATTTCATCGCCCGGCCCTTCCCAgcgcactgcccagagccccctgtgCCTGATGCCGTCACAAAGCTAGGATGCTGGGCTTTTTGGGGGAGTTAGAGAATCCTTTGTAGACGCTCAGGCTCACAAGATACCTGTGGTTCtaggcctcccccaccccaatggaGCTGGGCATGGTCTGCTCAGATCAATTGTATTTTCCATCCCTGGATGCGTGCCAGACAGGGGGAGAGCCCAttgcactcggggggggggggcattagaAGGGGTAAACCTAGGGGGTTCAGATACACCAGCATTTATCTCAAAACACACGGAGccagtggaactctttgccactgGATTTCCAAAGCAGCAATCAGAGAACAGAAGTcatggggtggggtggcgggggggggggggggaaggggatggggagtgggttGTTAAAATCCACAGCATCCCAAGGAGTCAGACCCACAGGGGGCAGAGTCTGGGGGCGGGAAGGGTAATCAGACCCCCACTCACCTGAAGTCCATCTCCTGTATGACAGGGCTGGACTTGGTGCGGATGGTCTGTCCCGAGATGGAGCCCATGAACTTCCGGTTCTTCAGGATTCGCCACTCTGCAGAGCGGTGCGGAAGGGATTAATGGGGAGGGGCAGATTGGGGGCACTGGAGCAagagccccccccacctccctgccggtgcccctcactcccgacccgcagccccgggctcccccccagccctgccggtgcccctcactcccgacccgcagccccgggctcccccccagccctgccggtgcccctcactcccgacccgcagccccgggctcccccccagccctgccggtgcccctcactcccgacccgcagccccgccctGGGCTGGACAGTACCCAGGTGATTGATGTCCATCTTGTACTTGTCTGCCAGCCCCTCCAGGGCTACTGTGATGAAGAACTCTTTGAAGAAGGGGTCAGCCTGGCACAGAGAAAGGGCAGGGTCAGCCGGACCCAGGCAACAGCCTGGGGACCACTATGGacctgcatcccctcccctcctcactGCACACACATTAACTCCCCCGCTCCTGACCCCGGCCACACCCATAGCCGTGGGGCTCATGGGGGCGGGAGGGCCtggcccagcaggaggcacttACCTCAACTTTGCTGAAGAAGCCGGAGTTGATGACCACATCATACGCAGTGCAGCCATTCCCGCCTGCGACGGAGAACGACTGTGAGCACTCGGCCCACCGGGTGGCCTCTGAGCTCCCCTCGCACCGCAGCCCGGGGTCAGAGCCGGTGCGGCCTGATCTCTGGGGCCGGCTGGGAGCGGGCACCCCGAGAGGGGACAGGCCGCacatcccattccctgcccccctgagccagccagtccccgccccaGGACCGGGTAGGAGCCAGCACCCCTAGATGGGACaggccccgggccccattcccagcccccctgagccagccagtccctgccctggggccgggtgGTCACTGTGGCAGGTTCCATCCATAGGGCTGAGGGatcacgggggaggggggggctcacTGTTGTCCAGCTCGGCGTGGGGTTCCCCCAGGCTCATGGGGATGCGGAAGGATGAGGCGCTGTCCGACTCAATCAGACACTCCAGCTCCTGGCGGTTGAGGTCGAGGGGTGGCGGGATGTGCAGCGACTGGCAGATGTTCACAAACACCTTCTCCTGGGAGCCCGTGTGGGTCTTAATGCAGAAgcctaaagggagagggaaaggaaggagttggtgtccctcactcccaacccgcaggcCCCTagcatcccagccctgggctcccccacctcaccccaccccaaactCTGTACCAGGCTGAGGCTGGATCGGTTTCGAGTCACGCACTGAAGGCATCGCGCTCTGGATCTTCTGGGTGGCCTAGAGGGAAAGAGGGATGAGGCAGGCACCGGATCCCAACACGCCCACCCCGTGGTCCCTCCAGACCCACACGCCTGCGATGAGGCCCCAGCACAGACGGGTCCCTGTGAATAAACCCACAACTCCTCCtcctcgcccccgcccccagatATGAGCCACCCACCTCAACTCAATTGCTGCATCACCTGGAACGAGTGAGAATGGGACCAAGCAGGGATCCCACCAGTCACCGATTCCCCCATCTGATCCCACCAGTCCTCACCGGGCTGATCCTGCCCCACCAGATCCCAtcagccccctgcctcctcctTCCAGAGGCTGATTCCTCTGCCAGCTCCCTCCTACCCACAGCTATCAGAGAGCCACAAACCCCATAGGTGGGGAGGGAACGGAGCCCACTGAGCCGACATCACCCCGAGAGATTCTTGCTGAGACCCAGCCCTGCAACCCACCGAGGGCTTCCTACTCCCCCACAGGGCCCCACAAGCAGAGccagcatgctgcccccacacCACTCCCCAGCGCAGCCCTGCATGGGGTGGAGTGCgggggagagacacacacagggGCTGGGCCGCTCACAGACCTGGAGCAGCAGCTGTCTGaactcctcatcgtcttcctcctccagctctgccgACAGCAGGGACTTGTCCGTCTGGGAGGCCATGGGCTCTGCTCCGGGGACGGGGCTGCAAAGCAGACAGAACTTCAGACAGATGTCCCAGCTCCCGTGGTGTGGGAGCAAGGGAACGCACTGCCCCCAACCTACCCCCACCGCATGGGCAGAGGGGCCCGTGGCCTCCCAAGCCAGACCTGGTCCCTGCCAGCATGGACTCCGGGGCAGTGCTGGAGCATGGGGCACCAGTGCAAGGAGCAGATTGGGGCACCGTGGGGCATTTGCCGCAGCCCCCCACAAGGCAGCACCCCCTGCGGCACCACGCCAGGCTGTCGGCGCTGCCAGCCCAGGGGGCCCGGAGGGAgacgggggcggggtgggggggtgtctcccTCCTGGCGATGCCCCCTCTACCATGTCCTCCGGCCTGGAGAACTGCCAGCCCTGAGGAGACAGATACCAGCCTCCCCACCCCGAGccggggattgaacccaggagtccgggctcccagcccccagagc is a window encoding:
- the PIH1D1 gene encoding PIH1 domain-containing protein 1 isoform X1, with translation MASQTDKSLLSAELEEEDDEEFRQLLLQATQKIQSAMPSVRDSKPIQPQPGFCIKTHTGSQEKVFVNICQSLHIPPPLDLNRQELECLIESDSASSFRIPMSLGEPHAELDNSGNGCTAYDVVINSGFFSKVEADPFFKEFFITVALEGLADKYKMDINHLEWRILKNRKFMGSISGQTIRTKSSPVIQEMDFSSPVLPKFTILAEPAGGAPEFLLAEIHLPRVSSARELSLELGQDRVVLRGGPGPYILDIYIPHDIVPERSHARFHRRTAVLTVKMPIQPQLAPP
- the PIH1D1 gene encoding PIH1 domain-containing protein 1 isoform X3 produces the protein MASQTDKSLLSAELEEEDDEEFRQLLLQATQKIQSAMPSVRDSKPIQPQPGFCIKTHTGSQEKVFVNICQSLHIPPPLDLNRQELECLIESDSASSFRIPMSLGEPHAELDNSGNGCTAYDVVINSGFFSKVEADPFFKEFFITVALEGLADKYKMDINHLEWRILKNRKFMGSISGQTIRTKSSPVIQEMDFSSPVLPKFTILAEPAGGAPEFLLAEIHLPRVVLTVKMPIQPQLAPP
- the PIH1D1 gene encoding PIH1 domain-containing protein 1 isoform X2, with amino-acid sequence MASQTDKSLLSAELEEEDDEEFRQLLLQATQKIQSAMPSVRDSKPIQPQPGFCIKTHTGSQEKVFVNICQSLHIPPPLDLNRQELECLIESDSASSFRIPMSLGEPHAELDNSGNGCTAYDVVINSGFFSKVEADPFFKEFFITVALEGLADKYKMDINHLEWRILKNRKFMGSISGQTIRTKSSPVIQEMDFSSPVLPKFTILAEPAGGAPEFLLAEIHLPRVVTRHGSSPWSWGRTGLCCGGGQAPTSSTSTSPTTSSRSAATPASTGALRC